Proteins from a genomic interval of Haemophilus parainfluenzae T3T1:
- a CDS encoding ABC transporter substrate-binding protein, translated as MQKKSTIRLILAVLLLTFGITTQAEIKTIKDVLGREVNVDVPVKNAVLGFYYPDYIAVTGVENFKYVKGISREFWEKFNPGSWALFSEKIPELKNIADIGNVNTGTFSTEKTLALKPDVLILAEWQYQTIGSELPKLEQAGVPIIVVDFNAQSVERHTQSAKIFGQLAGTEERANKIADEYAQGITDIQKRVKEANLPKPKIYVEFGNKGPSEYSFTFGKNMWGAIAETVGGNNVSAPFVENWGPINPEQLLAAQPEVIMISGTEMGHETNDEMMAMGININEQDAQKRLKGFLTRAGWQDLPAVKNHRVYGIYHTASRSLSDLAAAQFMAKALYPKLFEDIDPQKTFMDFHKNYLPIIPSGTFFIKLKD; from the coding sequence ATGCAAAAAAAATCAACAATTCGTTTAATTTTGGCCGTTCTATTACTGACTTTTGGTATCACTACTCAAGCAGAAATAAAAACAATCAAAGATGTATTAGGACGAGAAGTTAACGTTGATGTGCCCGTAAAAAATGCCGTGTTAGGCTTTTACTATCCTGATTACATTGCTGTTACGGGTGTTGAAAATTTTAAATATGTTAAAGGTATCTCACGTGAATTTTGGGAAAAATTTAATCCAGGAAGTTGGGCATTGTTTTCTGAAAAAATCCCTGAACTCAAAAATATTGCTGATATTGGTAATGTAAATACAGGAACTTTCTCAACCGAAAAAACCTTGGCATTAAAACCTGATGTATTGATTCTTGCAGAATGGCAATATCAAACTATTGGTTCCGAACTACCAAAGTTAGAACAAGCTGGCGTTCCAATTATTGTTGTCGATTTTAATGCTCAAAGTGTAGAACGACACACCCAAAGCGCAAAGATTTTTGGGCAACTTGCAGGTACCGAAGAACGAGCAAATAAAATTGCAGATGAATATGCTCAAGGCATTACTGATATTCAAAAACGTGTAAAAGAGGCTAACCTACCTAAACCTAAAATCTATGTAGAATTTGGCAATAAAGGTCCTAGTGAATATAGCTTTACCTTTGGTAAAAATATGTGGGGTGCTATTGCTGAAACTGTTGGCGGGAATAACGTAAGCGCGCCTTTTGTCGAAAATTGGGGACCAATTAATCCAGAACAACTTCTTGCCGCACAACCTGAAGTGATCATGATTTCTGGCACAGAAATGGGGCATGAAACTAACGATGAAATGATGGCGATGGGAATAAACATCAATGAACAGGATGCACAAAAACGCCTAAAAGGTTTCTTAACCCGTGCAGGGTGGCAAGATTTACCTGCAGTTAAAAACCACCGTGTTTACGGTATTTATCATACGGCTTCTCGCTCACTAAGTGATCTAGCAGCCGCTCAATTTATGGCAAAAGCACTTTACCCAAAACTTTTTGAAGACATAGACCCACAAAAAACCTTTATGGATTTCCATAAAAACTATTTGCCTATCATACCTAGTGGTACGTTTTTTATTAAATTGAAAGATTAA
- a CDS encoding DUF4424 family protein, whose protein sequence is MKKSLLLTILCLPFMAQANDSTGTVSTGGVEYIKNEHIAMQKENLFISQDKIKVEYEYRNLTDKDITETVLFPLPEVMLHDYGDFADTQSLINSFKIYANGKEIKPTTHVRAFFYETKNADDAEKRELVSHDVTDILRACGLTEEELMEPWLRKSDSADKKILKCQDPRLAKFAYKDSEDSEDITWGGQIIYSWQQTFKANSITQIQHEYVPLLGSGMGLHDLVDYKKFADTFCIDPSFKKSVKAKSNQGIYYRELGYILKTGANWAKPIADFTLTIERPKDQIVSFCWKGKGEVKKVLQNDKVVQYQVKEKDFLPQHDLDVLYGIDAKFFN, encoded by the coding sequence ATGAAAAAGTCTCTTCTCTTAACGATTCTTTGTCTTCCATTTATGGCTCAAGCCAACGACAGTACGGGAACAGTCTCTACTGGTGGTGTGGAATATATTAAAAATGAGCATATTGCGATGCAAAAAGAAAACCTATTTATCAGCCAAGATAAAATTAAGGTGGAATATGAATATCGCAATCTGACCGATAAAGACATTACTGAGACGGTGCTATTCCCATTACCGGAAGTGATGCTGCACGATTACGGTGATTTTGCCGACACCCAAAGTTTAATCAATTCTTTTAAGATTTATGCGAATGGCAAAGAAATCAAACCGACAACTCATGTACGCGCGTTCTTTTACGAAACCAAAAATGCAGATGATGCAGAGAAAAGAGAATTGGTTTCTCACGATGTCACGGACATTCTTCGTGCCTGTGGTTTAACTGAAGAAGAGTTAATGGAGCCTTGGTTGCGTAAATCTGATTCTGCAGATAAGAAAATCTTGAAATGTCAGGACCCACGTCTTGCCAAATTCGCATACAAAGACTCTGAGGATAGCGAAGATATCACTTGGGGTGGACAAATCATTTATAGCTGGCAACAAACCTTTAAAGCTAATTCGATTACTCAAATTCAGCACGAATATGTCCCTCTTTTAGGATCTGGCATGGGGCTTCATGATCTCGTGGATTATAAAAAGTTTGCCGATACTTTTTGTATTGATCCATCATTTAAAAAATCAGTAAAAGCAAAATCTAATCAAGGGATATACTACCGTGAGCTAGGTTATATTCTCAAAACTGGAGCAAACTGGGCAAAACCTATTGCGGATTTTACGCTTACCATTGAAAGACCCAAAGATCAGATTGTTTCTTTCTGCTGGAAAGGTAAAGGCGAAGTGAAAAAAGTACTGCAAAATGACAAAGTTGTGCAATATCAAGTAAAAGAAAAAGACTTCTTACCACAGCATGATTTAGATGTGCTATATGGTATAGATGCAAAGTTTTTTAACTAA
- a CDS encoding DUF4189 domain-containing protein has product MKKSLTLALCALSVSAFATTPSIEDQMSYPPPPPLLDFPNWWSVIAYNPQNGAFGYGEGGMIKAAQNKALKDCELASNDANKQHCQIVTEANHACVALATGDSPEKYAAVRNFRMKREKAEQEALAACKMNSANCTITFSACER; this is encoded by the coding sequence ATGAAAAAATCACTTACATTGGCTTTATGTGCTTTATCCGTTTCGGCTTTTGCAACAACACCTTCAATCGAAGATCAAATGTCGTATCCACCACCACCGCCACTTCTAGATTTTCCTAATTGGTGGAGTGTAATTGCTTATAATCCACAAAATGGTGCTTTTGGTTATGGCGAGGGAGGTATGATAAAGGCTGCTCAAAATAAAGCACTAAAGGATTGCGAGCTTGCTTCAAATGATGCAAATAAACAACATTGCCAAATTGTCACAGAAGCTAATCATGCTTGTGTTGCATTGGCAACAGGAGATTCTCCTGAAAAATATGCTGCAGTTCGCAATTTCAGAATGAAGCGAGAAAAAGCTGAACAAGAAGCCTTAGCAGCCTGTAAAATGAATTCAGCGAATTGCACAATCACCTTCTCTGCTTGCGAAAGATAA
- a CDS encoding DUF6636 domain-containing protein: protein MKKLFVFALCTFSISSFALTPQIETASNSDSFISFRTANDAIYCSGDLPGLNPQVECVTKIKGKPILPRPKDCEFEWGELFSVGATGKASLVCASDTPAVPDSPILKEGETIKGKGWQCTASGDSLTCSNKEKHGFKISQAKQKLF from the coding sequence ATGAAAAAATTATTTGTATTCGCTTTATGTACGTTCTCTATTTCTAGCTTTGCCTTAACCCCGCAAATAGAAACAGCATCAAACTCAGACTCTTTCATCAGTTTCCGCACGGCTAATGACGCTATTTATTGCTCTGGCGACCTTCCTGGTCTAAACCCCCAAGTTGAATGTGTTACTAAAATTAAAGGAAAACCGATTTTACCGCGTCCGAAAGATTGTGAATTCGAATGGGGCGAGCTATTTTCTGTTGGCGCGACAGGAAAGGCTTCACTTGTTTGTGCAAGTGATACCCCCGCTGTACCAGACTCACCAATCTTAAAAGAGGGCGAAACAATTAAAGGCAAAGGCTGGCAATGCACTGCTTCGGGCGATTCATTAACTTGTTCAAATAAAGAAAAACACGGTTTTAAAATTAGCCAAGCAAAACAAAAATTGTTTTAG
- a CDS encoding pyrimidine dimer DNA glycosylase/endonuclease V — MTRINLVPPEELCDQHLLAEHRELTRIPNAVAKGKYHLKGQPAEYKLGEGHVRFFFNKLSFLKKRYDALHAECKARGFNVQYIWNETLPDDPSLWLDYEATEAALQINRERIQERMPLKARFTPHLSKSGQK, encoded by the coding sequence ATGACTCGAATTAATCTTGTTCCGCCTGAGGAGCTTTGTGATCAACATCTTTTAGCTGAACATCGTGAATTAACCCGTATTCCTAACGCCGTGGCGAAAGGTAAATATCACTTAAAAGGACAGCCTGCAGAATATAAGTTGGGGGAAGGGCATGTACGTTTTTTCTTTAATAAATTGTCATTTTTAAAGAAACGGTATGATGCATTGCATGCGGAATGTAAAGCGCGCGGATTTAACGTGCAGTATATTTGGAATGAAACATTACCCGATGACCCAAGTTTATGGTTAGACTATGAAGCTACAGAAGCTGCATTGCAGATTAATCGGGAACGTATTCAGGAACGAATGCCATTAAAGGCGAGATTTACACCGCATCTTTCAAAGAGCGGTCAAAAATAA